One window of Klebsiella quasivariicola genomic DNA carries:
- a CDS encoding LapA family protein → MKYLLIFLLVLAIFVISVTLGAQNDQQVTFNYLLAQGEFRISTLLAVLFAAGFAIGWLICGLFWLRVRVSLARAERKIKRLEHQIAPVSPATAVAGVPAVKE, encoded by the coding sequence GTGAAATATTTACTCATTTTCTTACTGGTGTTAGCAATCTTCGTCATTTCAGTGACGCTGGGGGCGCAGAATGACCAACAGGTCACTTTCAACTATTTACTCGCTCAGGGTGAATTCCGCATATCGACGCTGCTGGCGGTGCTGTTTGCCGCGGGCTTTGCCATCGGCTGGCTGATCTGCGGCCTGTTCTGGCTGCGGGTGCGTGTCTCGCTGGCGCGCGCGGAGCGTAAAATTAAGCGCCTTGAGCATCAGATTGCCCCCGTCAGTCCGGCCACTGCCGTCGCAGGCGTGCCTGCCGTGAAGGAATAA
- a CDS encoding DNA-binding transcriptional regulator YciT, with translation MNARQQSILQVVIDKGRMSVADLAKMTGVSEVTIRQDLNLLEKQSYLRRTHGYAVPLDSEDVETRMMTHFAIKRELASRAAALVNAGETVFIENGSSNALLARTLAERGDITIITVSSYIAHLLKETPGEVILLGGIYQKRSESMVGPLTRQFIQQVHFSKAFIGIDGWQADTGFTGRDMMRADVVNAVLEKHCEAIILSDSSKFSAVHPYPLGPAGRFNRVITDDRLPTACRDQLIRSGLLVDIVPHT, from the coding sequence ATGAACGCCCGACAACAAAGTATTTTGCAAGTGGTCATCGATAAAGGCCGCATGAGCGTCGCCGATCTGGCGAAGATGACCGGTGTCTCAGAGGTCACTATTCGCCAGGACCTGAATCTGCTGGAGAAGCAGAGCTATCTGCGCCGCACCCATGGTTATGCCGTCCCGCTGGACAGCGAAGATGTCGAAACCCGCATGATGACTCATTTTGCCATTAAGCGTGAGCTGGCCAGCCGGGCAGCGGCGCTGGTAAACGCCGGCGAAACCGTGTTTATCGAAAACGGGAGCAGCAACGCCCTGCTGGCGCGCACCCTGGCTGAACGGGGAGATATCACCATTATCACCGTCAGCAGCTATATTGCCCACCTGTTGAAAGAGACGCCGGGAGAGGTGATCCTGCTGGGCGGGATATACCAGAAACGCAGTGAGAGCATGGTAGGCCCCTTGACCCGCCAGTTCATTCAGCAGGTGCATTTCAGTAAAGCCTTCATTGGGATCGATGGCTGGCAAGCAGACACCGGCTTTACCGGCCGCGATATGATGCGTGCGGATGTGGTAAACGCCGTGCTGGAAAAACATTGCGAGGCAATCATCCTCAGCGACAGCTCTAAATTCAGCGCGGTTCACCCCTATCCACTGGGGCCCGCCGGCCGCTTTAATCGCGTGATCACCGACGATCGGCTGCCGACCGCGTGCCGCGATCAGCTGATCCGCAGCGGTCTTCTCGTCGATATCGTCCCTCACACCTGA
- a CDS encoding exoribonuclease II: MFQDNPLLAQLKQQLHSQTPRAEGVVKGTEKGFGFLEVDAQKSYFIPPPQMKKVMHGDRIVAVIHSEKDRESAEPETLVEPFLTRFVGKVQKKDDRLAIVPDHPLLKDAIPCRAARGVEHDFKQGDWAVAEMRRHPLKGDRGFYAELTQFITFSDDHFVPWWVTLARHNLEKEAPDGVATEMLDEGLTRRDLTALDFVTIDSASTEDMDDALYAESAADGKLLLTVAIADPTAWIAEGSKLDNAAKVRAFTNYLPGFNIPMLPRELSDDLCSLRANEVRPVLACQMTLAADGTIEDNIAFFAATIESKAKLAYDDVSDWLEGRGSWQPGSEAIAQQITLLKDVCQRRSEWRQTHALVFKDRPDYRFVLGEKGEVLDIVAEPRRIANRIVEESMIAANICAARVLRDKLGFGVYNVHTGFDPANTEQLAALLKTHDVHVDPAEVLTLEGFCKLRRELDAQPTGFLDSRIRRFQSFAEISTEPGPHFGLGLEAYATWTSPIRKYGDMINHRLLKAIIKGETIARPQDEATVQMAERRRLNRMAERDVADWLYARFLNDKAGTDTRFAAEIIDVSRGGMRVRLVDNGAVAFIPAPFLHAVRDELVCSQENGTVQIKGEVVYKVTDVIDVTIAEVRMETRSIIARPAV, from the coding sequence ATGTTTCAGGATAACCCGCTGCTAGCGCAGCTTAAACAGCAACTGCATTCCCAGACGCCGCGCGCGGAAGGGGTCGTTAAGGGCACGGAAAAGGGCTTTGGCTTCCTCGAAGTGGACGCTCAGAAGAGCTACTTCATTCCGCCGCCGCAGATGAAAAAAGTGATGCATGGCGACCGTATCGTCGCGGTGATCCATTCTGAAAAAGATCGCGAAAGCGCCGAACCAGAAACCCTGGTTGAGCCCTTCCTGACCCGTTTCGTCGGTAAAGTCCAGAAGAAAGACGACCGCCTCGCTATCGTTCCTGACCATCCGCTGCTGAAAGACGCCATTCCCTGCCGCGCCGCCCGTGGCGTTGAGCACGATTTCAAACAGGGTGACTGGGCCGTCGCCGAGATGCGCCGTCATCCCTTAAAAGGCGATCGCGGGTTTTACGCGGAGCTGACCCAGTTTATCACCTTTAGCGACGACCACTTCGTCCCCTGGTGGGTAACGCTGGCGCGCCATAATCTGGAAAAAGAGGCGCCGGACGGCGTCGCCACTGAGATGCTTGACGAAGGGCTGACCCGCCGCGATTTAACCGCCCTCGACTTCGTCACCATCGACAGCGCCAGCACCGAAGATATGGACGATGCGCTGTATGCTGAGTCCGCCGCCGACGGCAAACTGCTGCTGACGGTCGCCATTGCCGACCCGACCGCCTGGATTGCCGAAGGTAGTAAGCTGGATAACGCCGCAAAAGTACGCGCCTTTACCAACTACCTGCCGGGCTTCAATATTCCGATGCTGCCGCGCGAGCTGTCAGACGATCTGTGCTCGCTGCGTGCCAACGAAGTGCGCCCGGTACTGGCTTGTCAGATGACCCTGGCAGCCGATGGCACCATTGAAGACAACATCGCGTTCTTTGCCGCCACCATCGAATCAAAAGCCAAGCTGGCCTATGACGATGTTTCTGACTGGCTGGAAGGCCGCGGCAGCTGGCAGCCGGGCAGTGAGGCGATCGCCCAGCAAATTACGCTGCTGAAGGACGTGTGCCAACGTCGTAGCGAATGGCGTCAGACCCATGCACTGGTATTTAAAGACCGTCCGGACTACCGTTTCGTCCTCGGCGAAAAAGGCGAAGTGCTGGACATCGTCGCGGAACCGCGCCGTATTGCCAACCGCATTGTTGAAGAGTCGATGATCGCCGCCAACATCTGTGCCGCACGCGTTCTGCGCGACAAGCTCGGCTTCGGCGTTTATAACGTCCATACCGGCTTCGACCCGGCGAATACCGAACAGTTGGCCGCCCTGCTGAAAACCCACGACGTGCACGTCGACCCGGCGGAAGTCCTGACTCTCGAAGGGTTCTGTAAACTGCGCCGTGAACTGGACGCTCAGCCGACCGGTTTCCTCGACAGCCGCATTCGCCGCTTCCAGTCGTTTGCGGAAATCAGCACCGAGCCGGGTCCGCACTTTGGTCTTGGGCTTGAAGCTTACGCCACCTGGACTTCGCCGATCCGTAAGTATGGCGACATGATTAACCATCGTCTGCTGAAGGCCATCATCAAAGGTGAGACCATTGCGCGTCCGCAGGATGAAGCCACCGTGCAGATGGCGGAGCGCCGTCGTCTTAACCGCATGGCGGAACGCGATGTCGCTGACTGGCTGTATGCCCGTTTCCTCAACGACAAAGCCGGGACCGATACCCGCTTTGCCGCGGAGATTATCGACGTCAGCCGCGGCGGGATGCGCGTACGTCTGGTGGACAATGGCGCGGTTGCCTTTATTCCGGCCCCGTTCCTTCACGCCGTACGCGATGAACTGGTGTGCAGCCAGGAGAACGGCACCGTGCAGATCAAGGGCGAAGTGGTTTACAAAGTCACCGACGTTATCGATGTCACCATCGCCGAAGTCCGCATGGAAACCCGCAGCATTATTGCGCGTCCGGCAGTCTGA
- the osmB gene encoding osmotically-inducible lipoprotein OsmB yields MTSTSKKMAAVVLAVTVAMSLSACSNMSKRDRNTAIGAGAGAIGGAVLTDGSALGTLGGAAVGGIIGHQVGK; encoded by the coding sequence ATGACTTCAACGAGCAAAAAAATGGCTGCTGTCGTTCTGGCTGTCACTGTAGCAATGTCTCTGAGCGCTTGCTCTAACATGTCCAAACGCGATCGCAACACCGCAATCGGTGCTGGCGCGGGCGCCATCGGTGGGGCAGTGTTAACTGACGGTAGCGCGCTCGGTACCCTGGGCGGGGCAGCAGTCGGTGGTATTATTGGTCACCAGGTCGGCAAATAA
- the yciH gene encoding stress response translation initiation inhibitor YciH: MSDSNSRLVYSTESGRIDEAKPAPVRPKGDGIVRIQRQTSGRKGKGVCLISGIDADDAALTALAAELKKKCGCGGAVKDGVIEIQGDKRDLLKSLLEAKGMKVKLAGG, from the coding sequence ATGAGCGATTCCAATAGCCGCCTGGTTTACTCCACGGAATCCGGGCGTATCGACGAGGCAAAACCGGCGCCAGTGCGCCCTAAAGGCGATGGCATTGTACGTATCCAGCGTCAGACCAGCGGTCGCAAGGGCAAAGGCGTCTGCCTGATTAGCGGCATTGATGCCGATGATGCTGCGCTAACGGCCCTGGCGGCAGAGCTGAAAAAGAAATGTGGTTGCGGCGGCGCGGTGAAAGATGGCGTGATCGAGATTCAGGGCGATAAACGCGATTTACTCAAATCGCTGCTCGAGGCGAAAGGGATGAAGGTCAAGTTAGCCGGCGGTTGA
- the pgpB gene encoding phosphatidylglycerophosphatase B, whose amino-acid sequence MLLIARRTALAAALLLIMPLAVWLSGWLWQPGLPVAWLKTLWWVTETVTQPWGIITHVVLCAWFLWCLRFRLRAALILFLILAAAILVGQGAKSWVKARVQEPRPFVIWLENTRQVPVTQFYALKRKERAKLVHEQLAQAQDIPPFLRKHWQKETGFAFPSGHTMFAASWALLAAGLLWPRRRWGTIAVLLVWATAVMGSRLALGMHWPLDLIVATLISWLLVTVACWLTQRLCGPLSPPGEEAQDIKKRTTEAE is encoded by the coding sequence ATGCTGTTAATTGCCCGACGAACCGCTCTCGCGGCGGCGCTGCTGCTGATCATGCCCCTTGCCGTCTGGCTGTCTGGCTGGCTGTGGCAGCCAGGGCTGCCGGTCGCCTGGCTGAAAACACTGTGGTGGGTGACAGAAACGGTGACTCAGCCATGGGGGATCATCACGCATGTTGTGCTGTGCGCCTGGTTTCTCTGGTGTCTGCGCTTTCGCCTGCGCGCGGCGCTGATCCTGTTCCTTATCCTCGCCGCCGCCATCCTGGTGGGACAGGGGGCGAAATCCTGGGTCAAGGCGCGAGTCCAGGAGCCGAGACCCTTTGTCATCTGGCTGGAAAACACACGCCAGGTGCCGGTGACGCAATTCTATGCGTTGAAGCGCAAAGAACGCGCTAAACTGGTGCATGAACAGCTGGCACAGGCGCAGGATATCCCGCCCTTTTTACGCAAGCACTGGCAGAAGGAGACCGGGTTTGCCTTCCCGTCTGGTCACACGATGTTCGCCGCCAGCTGGGCGCTGTTAGCTGCCGGGCTGCTGTGGCCGCGTCGGCGCTGGGGCACGATCGCGGTGTTGCTGGTGTGGGCGACGGCGGTGATGGGCAGTCGCCTGGCGCTGGGCATGCACTGGCCATTGGATCTCATCGTCGCTACGCTGATCTCCTGGCTGTTGGTCACCGTGGCCTGCTGGTTGACACAGCGCCTCTGCGGGCCGCTTTCCCCTCCGGGGGAAGAGGCGCAGGATATTAAAAAACGGACAACCGAAGCAGAGTAA
- the pyrF gene encoding orotidine-5'-phosphate decarboxylase, whose product MTSTAITSSRAVTSSPVVVALDYDNRDKALAFVDRIDPLDCRLKVGKEMFTLLGPQFVRELHQRGFEVFLDLKFHDIPNTTARAVAAAAELGVWMVNVHASGGARMMTAAREALLPFGKDAPLLIAVTVLTSMEASDLQDLGITLSPADYAAKLAALTQRCGLDGVVCSAQEAVRFKQELGQAFKLVTPGIRPQGSDAGDQRRIMTPEQAQQAGVDYMVIGRPVTQSADPAATLRAINVSLSKEA is encoded by the coding sequence ATGACGTCTACAGCTATCACATCTTCCCGCGCTGTCACTTCCTCTCCCGTTGTGGTTGCGCTTGACTATGATAATCGCGATAAAGCGCTGGCATTTGTCGACCGCATCGACCCGCTCGACTGCCGTCTGAAGGTGGGTAAAGAGATGTTCACCCTGCTGGGGCCGCAGTTTGTACGCGAGCTGCATCAGCGCGGGTTTGAGGTATTCCTTGACCTTAAGTTTCATGATATTCCCAACACTACCGCCCGTGCGGTGGCGGCAGCGGCGGAGCTGGGCGTATGGATGGTGAATGTCCATGCCTCCGGCGGGGCGCGAATGATGACCGCCGCGCGGGAAGCGCTGCTGCCGTTTGGAAAAGATGCGCCGCTGCTCATCGCTGTCACGGTGCTCACCAGCATGGAAGCCAGCGACCTGCAGGATCTGGGCATTACCTTATCCCCGGCGGACTATGCGGCGAAGCTGGCGGCGCTCACTCAGCGCTGCGGCCTGGACGGGGTGGTGTGTTCAGCTCAGGAGGCAGTGCGCTTCAAACAGGAGCTGGGGCAGGCGTTTAAACTGGTGACCCCGGGGATCCGTCCGCAGGGCAGCGACGCTGGCGATCAGCGGCGGATCATGACCCCTGAGCAGGCCCAGCAAGCCGGGGTGGATTATATGGTGATTGGTCGGCCGGTAACGCAGTCGGCCGATCCTGCCGCAACGCTGCGGGCGATCAACGTCTCGTTGTCAAAGGAGGCATAA
- the ribA gene encoding GTP cyclohydrolase II: MQLKRVAEAKLPTPWGDFLMVGFEELATGQDHVALVYGDISGQTPVLARVHSECLTGDALFSLRCDCGFQLEAALSHIAEEGRGILLYHRQEGRNIGLLNKIRAYALQDQGYDTVEANHQLGFAADERDFTLCADMFKLLNVEQVRLLTNNPKKVEILTEAGINIVERVPLIVGRNPKNAHYLDTKAAKMGHLLNSKPAE; encoded by the coding sequence ATGCAGCTTAAACGTGTGGCAGAAGCCAAACTGCCAACCCCCTGGGGCGATTTCCTGATGGTGGGTTTTGAAGAACTGGCAACCGGACAGGATCATGTCGCGCTGGTTTATGGCGATATTTCAGGGCAGACGCCCGTTCTGGCCCGAGTACATTCAGAATGCCTGACCGGCGATGCCCTGTTTAGCCTGCGCTGTGATTGCGGCTTTCAACTGGAGGCGGCTCTGTCGCATATCGCTGAAGAGGGCCGGGGGATCCTGCTCTATCATCGCCAGGAAGGACGCAACATTGGGTTATTGAATAAAATTCGCGCCTACGCGCTGCAGGACCAGGGCTATGACACCGTTGAGGCGAACCATCAGCTTGGCTTCGCCGCCGATGAGCGCGACTTCACCCTGTGCGCCGATATGTTCAAACTGCTCAACGTTGAGCAGGTGCGGTTATTAACCAATAACCCGAAAAAAGTGGAAATTCTTACCGAAGCCGGGATCAACATCGTGGAGCGCGTTCCGCTGATCGTCGGACGCAACCCGAAAAACGCTCACTATCTGGACACCAAAGCCGCCAAGATGGGTCATCTGCTGAACAGCAAGCCGGCGGAATAA
- the acnA gene encoding aconitate hydratase AcnA: MSSTLREASKDTLQVNEKTWHYYSLPLAEKQLGDISRLPKSLKVLMENLLRWQDGDSVTEEDIRALAGWLQQAHADREIAYRPARVLMQDFTGVPAVVDLAAMREAVKRLGGDTAKVNPLSPVDLVIDHSVTVDRFGDDEAFEDNVRLEMERNHERYAFLRWGQQAFSRFSVVPPGTGICHQVNLEYLGRAVWSEEVNGQWMAWPDTLVGTDSHTTMINGLGVLGWGVGGIEAEAAMLGQPVSMLIPDVVGFKLSGKLREGITATDLVLTVTQMLRQHGVVGKFVEFYGDGLDTLPLADRATIANMAPEYGATCGFFPIDDVTLSYMRLSGRSEEQVALVEAYAKAQGMWRQPGDEPVFTSTLALDMSSVEASLAGPKRPQDRVALGDVPKAFAASGELEVNHLQRQRQPVDYTLNGHHYSLPDGAVAIAAITSCTNTSNPSVLMAAGLLAKKAVERGLQPQPWVKASLAPGSKVVSDYLAHAGLTPYLDQLGFNLVGYGCTTCIGNSGPLPEPIEEAIKKGDLTVGAVLSGNRNFEGRIHPLVKTNWLASPPLVVAYALAGNMNIDLTREPLGQGKNGEPVYLKDIWPSGEEIALAVEQVSTEMFRKEYAEVFSGTEEWKAIKVEASDTYDWQEDSTYIRLSPFFDEMGVEPLPVEDIHGARILAMLGDSVTTDHISPAGSIKADSPAGRYLQEHGVARRDFNSYGSRRGNHEVMMRGTFANIRIRNEMVPGVEGGMTRHLPDREPVAIYDAAMRYKAEGIPLAVIAGKEYGSGSSRDWAAKGPRLLGIRVVIAESFERIHRSNLIGMGILPLEFPQGVTRKTLQLTGEERIDISNLQSLQPGATVPVTVTRADGTQDVIPCRCRIDTATELTYYRNDGILHYVIRNML; the protein is encoded by the coding sequence ATGTCGTCAACCCTACGAGAAGCCAGTAAGGACACGCTACAGGTTAACGAGAAAACCTGGCACTACTACAGTCTGCCGTTAGCGGAAAAACAGCTGGGTGATATCAGTCGGCTGCCCAAATCGCTGAAGGTGCTGATGGAAAACCTGCTGCGCTGGCAGGACGGTGACTCGGTAACTGAAGAAGATATTCGTGCCCTGGCCGGCTGGCTGCAACAGGCCCATGCCGACCGGGAGATTGCCTATCGTCCGGCTCGCGTCCTGATGCAGGACTTTACCGGCGTGCCGGCGGTGGTGGATCTGGCCGCGATGCGCGAGGCGGTGAAACGCCTGGGCGGCGATACGGCGAAGGTCAATCCCCTGTCACCTGTTGACCTGGTGATCGACCACTCAGTGACCGTCGACCGTTTCGGCGATGATGAAGCCTTCGAAGACAACGTCCGTCTGGAAATGGAACGCAACCACGAGCGCTACGCGTTTCTGCGCTGGGGGCAGCAGGCCTTTAGCCGCTTCAGCGTGGTGCCGCCGGGAACCGGGATATGCCACCAGGTCAACCTTGAATACCTGGGTCGCGCGGTGTGGAGCGAGGAAGTCAATGGCCAGTGGATGGCGTGGCCGGATACCCTGGTGGGTACGGACTCCCATACCACCATGATTAATGGTCTCGGCGTGCTTGGCTGGGGCGTCGGCGGGATTGAGGCGGAAGCCGCCATGCTGGGTCAGCCGGTGTCGATGCTGATCCCGGATGTGGTGGGCTTTAAACTCAGCGGTAAACTGCGCGAAGGTATCACCGCCACCGACCTGGTATTGACCGTTACCCAGATGCTGCGCCAGCATGGTGTCGTCGGCAAATTTGTTGAATTCTACGGCGACGGGCTGGATACCTTACCCCTGGCCGACCGCGCGACCATCGCCAATATGGCGCCGGAGTATGGCGCCACCTGCGGCTTCTTCCCAATCGATGACGTGACGCTCAGCTATATGCGTCTCAGCGGTCGTAGCGAAGAGCAGGTCGCGCTGGTGGAAGCGTATGCCAAAGCGCAGGGAATGTGGCGCCAGCCTGGCGATGAGCCGGTGTTTACCAGCACCCTGGCACTGGATATGAGCAGCGTTGAGGCGAGCCTCGCCGGGCCGAAGCGGCCGCAGGATCGCGTGGCCTTAGGCGATGTGCCGAAAGCTTTTGCCGCCAGCGGTGAACTGGAGGTCAACCATCTGCAGCGTCAGCGCCAGCCGGTGGATTATACGCTGAACGGGCATCACTACTCGCTGCCGGATGGCGCCGTAGCCATTGCGGCAATCACCTCCTGCACCAATACCTCCAACCCCAGCGTGCTGATGGCCGCCGGTCTGCTGGCGAAAAAAGCCGTCGAACGTGGCCTGCAGCCGCAGCCCTGGGTAAAAGCGTCTCTGGCTCCAGGCTCGAAAGTCGTGTCAGATTATCTGGCTCATGCCGGCCTGACGCCTTACCTCGACCAGCTCGGCTTTAATCTGGTGGGATATGGCTGTACCACCTGTATCGGTAACTCCGGTCCGTTGCCGGAACCGATTGAAGAGGCGATCAAAAAGGGCGACCTGACCGTCGGGGCGGTGCTCTCCGGCAACCGTAACTTCGAAGGACGCATCCATCCGCTGGTGAAAACCAACTGGCTGGCCTCTCCTCCACTGGTGGTCGCTTACGCCCTGGCGGGGAACATGAATATCGACCTCACCCGCGAGCCGTTGGGGCAGGGTAAGAATGGCGAGCCGGTTTATCTGAAAGATATCTGGCCGAGCGGGGAGGAGATTGCCCTCGCGGTGGAACAGGTCTCCACCGAAATGTTCCGCAAAGAGTACGCGGAAGTGTTTTCCGGTACTGAGGAGTGGAAAGCAATCAAGGTGGAGGCGTCAGATACCTATGACTGGCAGGAGGACTCGACTTATATTCGCCTGTCGCCGTTCTTTGACGAGATGGGCGTCGAGCCGCTGCCGGTGGAGGATATTCATGGTGCGCGGATCCTCGCTATGCTGGGCGATTCAGTGACCACTGACCACATTTCGCCGGCGGGGAGCATCAAAGCCGATAGTCCGGCTGGTCGCTATTTGCAGGAGCATGGGGTTGCCCGGCGCGACTTTAACTCCTACGGTTCCCGTCGCGGTAACCATGAGGTGATGATGCGCGGCACTTTCGCCAATATCCGCATTCGCAACGAGATGGTGCCAGGCGTGGAAGGCGGCATGACCCGCCATTTGCCAGACCGCGAACCGGTGGCGATCTACGATGCGGCGATGCGGTATAAAGCCGAAGGCATACCGCTGGCGGTGATCGCTGGTAAGGAGTATGGGTCAGGTTCCAGCCGTGACTGGGCGGCCAAGGGGCCGCGCCTGCTGGGGATCCGGGTGGTGATCGCCGAATCCTTCGAACGTATCCACCGCTCCAACCTGATCGGAATGGGCATTTTGCCGCTGGAGTTCCCGCAAGGTGTGACCCGTAAAACGCTGCAGTTGACCGGGGAGGAGCGGATTGATATCAGCAACCTGCAGTCGCTTCAGCCTGGCGCGACGGTGCCGGTCACGGTTACGCGGGCTGACGGCACGCAGGACGTGATCCCGTGTCGGTGCCGTATCGACACTGCGACCGAGCTGACCTACTACCGCAACGACGGTATCCTGCACTACGTCATCCGTAATATGCTGTAA
- a CDS encoding YmiA family putative membrane protein, translating to MISNIDYMKLAMSYENDKTEIDPVLRSRVWGVVLVGLAMFWSIIALTICNIWIVS from the coding sequence ATGATAAGTAATATCGATTACATGAAACTGGCGATGTCATACGAGAATGACAAAACCGAAATCGATCCCGTTCTGCGTAGTCGCGTATGGGGCGTAGTGTTGGTGGGGCTGGCGATGTTCTGGAGCATCATTGCGCTCACCATCTGCAACATCTGGATTGTCAGCTAA
- the lapB gene encoding lipopolysaccharide assembly protein LapB, which translates to MLELLFLLLPVAAAYGWYMGRRSAQQSKQDDASRLSRDYVAGVNFLLSNQQDKAVDLFLDMLKEDTGTVEAHLTLGNLFRSRGEVDRAIRIHQSLMESASLTYDQRLLAVQQLGRDYMAAGLYDRAEDMFKQLVDETDFRLGALQQLLQIYQATSDWQSAIEVAERLVKLGKEKHRGEIANFWCELALQQMAANDLDKAMALLKKGAAADRNSARVSIMMGRVWMEKGDYAKAVESLERVIDQDKELVGETLEMLQTCYQQLGKAEEWEAFLRRCVEENTGATAELMLAQILEQREGVEAAQNYVTRQLERHPTMRVFHKLMDYHLNEAEEGRAKESLGVLRNMVGEQVRSKPRYRCQKCGFTAHTLYWHCPSCRSWATIKPIRGLDGQ; encoded by the coding sequence ATGCTGGAGTTGTTGTTTCTGCTTTTACCCGTTGCCGCCGCTTACGGCTGGTATATGGGCCGCAGAAGTGCACAACAGTCCAAACAGGACGATGCGAGCCGCCTGTCACGTGATTACGTGGCGGGGGTAAACTTCCTGCTCAGTAACCAGCAGGATAAGGCCGTCGACCTGTTCCTTGATATGCTGAAAGAGGATACCGGCACCGTCGAGGCGCACCTGACGCTCGGTAACCTGTTCCGTTCCCGCGGCGAAGTTGACCGCGCGATCCGTATTCATCAGAGCCTGATGGAAAGCGCATCCTTAACCTACGATCAGCGCCTGCTGGCGGTGCAACAGCTGGGGCGCGACTATATGGCCGCCGGGTTGTACGATCGCGCGGAAGACATGTTTAAGCAGCTGGTGGATGAGACCGATTTCCGTCTCGGCGCGTTGCAGCAGCTGCTGCAGATCTATCAGGCGACCAGCGACTGGCAGTCGGCGATTGAAGTGGCTGAACGACTGGTGAAGCTGGGTAAAGAGAAACATCGTGGCGAGATCGCCAACTTCTGGTGCGAGCTGGCCCTGCAGCAGATGGCGGCCAACGATCTGGATAAGGCGATGGCCCTGCTGAAAAAAGGTGCCGCCGCGGACCGCAACAGCGCCCGGGTGTCGATCATGATGGGTCGGGTGTGGATGGAAAAGGGTGACTACGCCAAAGCGGTGGAAAGCCTTGAACGGGTTATCGATCAGGATAAAGAGCTGGTGGGAGAGACGCTGGAGATGCTGCAGACCTGCTACCAGCAGCTTGGCAAAGCCGAGGAGTGGGAGGCTTTCCTGCGGCGCTGCGTCGAAGAGAACACCGGGGCGACTGCCGAACTGATGCTGGCGCAAATTCTCGAGCAACGGGAAGGGGTTGAAGCGGCGCAAAATTATGTGACCCGTCAGCTGGAACGTCACCCGACCATGCGTGTCTTCCATAAGTTGATGGACTACCATCTCAACGAGGCGGAAGAAGGGCGGGCGAAAGAAAGCCTGGGGGTGCTGCGAAACATGGTTGGCGAGCAGGTGCGCAGCAAACCGCGTTACCGCTGCCAGAAATGCGGCTTTACGGCGCATACTCTTTACTGGCATTGCCCATCCTGCCGCTCCTGGGCAACCATCAAACCGATTCGCGGCCTCGATGGCCAATAG